A genome region from Conger conger chromosome 16, fConCon1.1, whole genome shotgun sequence includes the following:
- the trap1 gene encoding LOW QUALITY PROTEIN: heat shock protein 75 kDa, mitochondrial (The sequence of the model RefSeq protein was modified relative to this genomic sequence to represent the inferred CDS: deleted 1 base in 1 codon), protein MTFRGHCGTSIRSRQCGIRPRVWSPQHPSLVATQYLARHAYSTQQAESAEEEPLHTIISDTENVQGTFSKHEFQAETKKLLDIVARSLYSEKEVFIRELISNGSDALEKLRHKLISGGGDTAPMEIHLQTDAAKGTFTIQDTGVGMSREELVSNLGTIARSGSKAFLDTLQNQAEAGSSIIGQFGVGFYSAFMVADTVDVFSQSAEPGSPGFKWSSDGSGVFEIAEASGVRQGTKIVLHLRDDCKEFSAEDRVKDIVTKYSNFVNFPIFLNGRRLNNMQALWMMEPKEISEWQHEEFYRYVAQAYDKPRYTLHYRADAPLNIRAIFYVPETKPSMFDMSREVGYSVALYSRKVLIQTQATEILPKWLRFLRGIVDSEDIPLNLSRELLQESALIRKLQDVLQQRVIRFLLDQSRKEPEKYARFFNDYSVFMREGIITTTDQEVKEDIGKLLRFESSCLPAGQHTSLQEYASRMKAGSRNIHYLCAPNRHLAEHSPYFEAMKRKDMEVLFCYEQFDELTLLHLREFDKKKLISVETDIVVDHYKEEKFEDIKPASERLTEQQAEDLMAWMRNSLGPKVTNIKVTPRLDTHPAMITVLEMGAARHFLRSQQVARTSEERAQILQPTLEINTGHDLIKKISELKDSNPELSQLLLEQIFDNAMIAAGLNDDPRPMISRLNELLTKALEKH, encoded by the exons ATGACCTTCAGAGGACATTGCGGGACTTCTATCA GGTCACGGCAGTGCGGGATTAGACCCCGAGTGTGGAGCCCCCAGCACCCCAGCCTGGTTGCGACCCAATATCTTGCCAGGCACgcctacagcacacagcaggcgGAGAGCGCGGAGGAGGAGCCGCTCCACACCATTATCAGCGACACCGAGAACGTGCAAG GAACCTTCTCGAAGCATGAGTTCCAGGCAGAAACAAAGAAATTGCTGGACATTGTGGCGAGGTCACTGTATTCAGAGAAAGAG GTGTTCATCCGGGAGCTGATCTCTAACGGCAGCGACGCTCTGGAGAAGCTGCGACACAAGCTGATCTCAGGAGGGGGCGACACCGCGCCCATGGAGATACACCTGCAGACCGATGCGGCCAAGGGCACCTTCACCATCCAG GACACAGGGGTGGGGATGAGTCGGGAGGAGCTGGTGTCAAACCTGGGGACCATCGCTCGCTCAGGCTCCAAG GCCTTCCTGGACACCCTGCAGAACCAGGCGGAGGCCGGCAGCTCCATCATTGGTCAGTTTGGCGTGGGCTTCTACTCCGCCTTCATGGTGGCGGACACAGTGGACGTGTTCTCCCAGTCCGCTGAGCCCGGGAGCCCGGGGTTCAAGTGGTCCTCTGACgg CTCCGGCGTGTTCGAGATCGCCGAGGCCAGCGGGGTGCGACAGGGCACCAAGATCGTGCTGCACCTCAGAGACGACTGCAAGGAGTTCTCCGCCGAGGATCGGGTCAAAG ACATTGTCACCAAATACAGCAACTTCGTCAACTTCCCCATCTTCCTCAACGGCCGACGCCTGAACAACATGCAG gcTCTGTGGATGATGGAGCCGAAGGAGATCAGCGAGTGGCAGCACGAGGAGTTCTACCGCTACGTGGCGCAGGCCTACGACAAACCCCGCTACACCCTGCACTACCGCGCCGACGCCCCGCTCAACATCCGCGCCATCTTCTACGTGCCCGAGacg aagCCCTCCATGTTTGACATGAGCAGGGAGGTGGGCTACAGCGTGGCTCTGTACAGCCGTAAGGTGCTGATCCAGACCCAGGCCACAGAAATCCTGCCCAAATGGCTTCGCTTCCTCAGAG gCATTGTGGACAGTGAGGACATCCCCTTGAACCTGAGCAGAGAGCTTCTTCAGGAGAGCGCCCTCATCAG GAAGCTCCAGGACGTGCTGCAGCAACGCGTGATCCGCTTCCTCCTGGACCAGAGCCGGAAGGAGCCAGAAAAGTATGCGCGCTTCTTCAACGACTACAGCGTCTTCATGAGAGAGGGCATTATCACCACCACCGACCAGGAAGTCAAG GAGGACATAGGGAAGCTCCTGCGGTTCGAGTCCTCCTGCCTCCCCGCCGGGCAGCACACCAGCCTGCAGGAGTACGCCTCGCGCATGAAGGCC GGCTCCCGCAACATCCACTACCTGTGCGCCCCCAACCGCCACCTGGCCGAGCACTCGCCCTACTTCGAGGCCATGAAGAGGAAGGACATGGAG gtgCTCTTCTGCTATGAGCAGTTTGACGAGCTCACCCTGCTGCACCTGCGAGAATTCGACAAGAAGAAGCTCATCTCCGTGGAGACGGACATCGTGGTCGACCACTACAAGGAGGAGAAGTTTGAGGACATCAAGCCAG CCTCCGAGCGGCTGACCGAGCAGCAGGCTGAAGACCTGATGGCCTGGATGAGGAACAGCCTGGGCCCCAAGGTCACCAACATCAAG GTGACGCCCCGCCTGGACACGCACCCCGCCATGATCACGGTGCTGGAGATGGGAGCGGCTCGTCACTTCCTGCGCTCCCAGCAGGTCGCCCGGACGTCTGAGGAGAGGGCCCAGATCCTGCAGCCCACGCTGGAGATCAACACCGG CCACGACCTCATCAAGAAGATCAGCGAGCTGAAGGACTCGAACCCGGAGCTCTCTCAGCTGCTGCTGGAACAG ATCTTCGACAACGCCATGATCGCGGCCGGGCTGAACGACGACCCCCGGCCCATGATCTCCCGCCTCAACGAACTGCTCACCAAGGCCCTGGAGAAGCACTGA